A stretch of Vicinamibacteria bacterium DNA encodes these proteins:
- a CDS encoding EAL domain-containing protein: MPLTLRRRYLLGALLGLCGLWLNEVTVPLLTQGTPQFVFGGAAVMVCFVSLGTGPGLMAALISLLHLLAPRNAAALATLVYVVEAWAACLLYRRYGSLVFAVTAFWFSAGFILDLVVYGGMVGLTQDFLTLLFIKQVFNGILNALIAEAVLRLPGVRLWLPARDSILPASLKQYVFNRVVFVVMIPALALAMLFTRTAYQGHILQAQAREQHAAQELRTGLREFLLGRATAIGGLARRLETDGAAQRVAAQSRLDHFRQERPEFQSLSFTNAQGVEVAGSAPSGPFGGALDEVTRSLIFKEARAEGRTIYTSLAAGPHGGRENPEPLLIVTEPLLDGQGRFRGTISGTLGQAAFAPLLASVRAHPDEIVTLFDQDYNVIFSSDPHRRAGDSLKGYPPVEDLSGPARSFAYFPRPDGTLESELAINLRHASFQRDTLSGLGALVDLPARSLHRDMMPTAYRILLFLVLTLLLLYAVVTRFARRVSEPLLAINGAANDIAAGRFPVEASLEGLARNPIEEIQSVAFHFLTMRDALAYRDTLTGLPNRQLFLDRLGLALVQARRSREGLAVLYLDLDRFRLVEDSLGHATGNELLRIVAERLQSSVREGDTVARLGADEFVVLVRQVNHGEDAARVARKLLDGLRPPFVVQARELMVTGSVGISFYPSDGEEAETLLNAAHMAMHRAKSEGWDTYRLYTAAMNDRALEQLALEVALRKAVGQGEFVVHYQPLLDLRSGRVEGAEALVRWQHPSLGLLGAHQFISLAEASGLIVSIDSWVLRTACARAVAWRRQGWPHLRVEANLSARQFQQRDLVDEVTRCLQDTGLPAEALEIEITERIAMQDVARSVEILRALRRLGVRISLDDFGTGYSSLSYLKTLPVDTVKLDQSFVRDITTDPGDAAIATAVIAMAHSLDLRVVAEGVETREQLSFLRDQGCDSFQGHLFSAAVPGDFIAGLLEQSLDSLLSQAS, translated from the coding sequence ATGCCGCTCACCCTCCGGCGGCGCTATTTGCTGGGCGCGCTGCTCGGCCTCTGCGGGCTGTGGCTCAACGAGGTCACTGTTCCCTTGCTCACGCAGGGAACGCCGCAGTTCGTCTTCGGTGGCGCCGCGGTCATGGTCTGCTTTGTCAGCCTGGGCACGGGGCCCGGGCTGATGGCCGCCCTGATCTCGCTCCTCCACCTCCTCGCACCCCGAAACGCCGCCGCCCTGGCCACGCTCGTCTACGTTGTTGAGGCCTGGGCAGCCTGCCTGCTCTACCGACGTTACGGCAGCCTGGTTTTCGCGGTCACCGCCTTCTGGTTCAGCGCCGGCTTCATCCTGGATTTGGTCGTCTACGGGGGAATGGTCGGCCTTACGCAAGACTTCCTTACGCTGCTTTTCATCAAGCAGGTCTTTAACGGAATCCTGAATGCCCTGATCGCCGAAGCGGTATTGCGCTTGCCCGGGGTGAGGCTTTGGCTGCCGGCCCGCGACTCCATCCTGCCCGCCAGCCTGAAACAGTACGTCTTCAACCGCGTGGTCTTCGTGGTCATGATCCCGGCCCTGGCCCTGGCCATGCTGTTCACCCGCACGGCCTACCAGGGCCACATCCTCCAAGCCCAGGCGCGGGAGCAGCATGCCGCGCAGGAGCTGAGGACGGGCCTCCGCGAGTTCCTGCTCGGCCGAGCGACCGCGATCGGAGGCCTCGCTCGGAGGCTGGAGACGGATGGGGCCGCCCAGCGAGTTGCCGCGCAGAGCCGGCTGGACCACTTCCGCCAGGAGAGGCCGGAGTTCCAGAGCCTCAGCTTCACGAACGCCCAGGGCGTGGAGGTCGCGGGCAGCGCCCCCTCTGGTCCTTTCGGGGGCGCCCTCGATGAGGTGACCCGGTCCCTCATCTTCAAGGAGGCCCGGGCCGAAGGACGGACGATCTACACCTCGCTCGCCGCCGGCCCCCACGGGGGCAGGGAGAACCCGGAGCCGCTCCTGATCGTCACCGAGCCGCTGCTGGACGGGCAAGGGCGATTCCGGGGCACGATCTCCGGGACCCTGGGACAGGCGGCCTTCGCTCCCCTCTTGGCTTCGGTCCGCGCGCACCCCGACGAGATCGTCACCCTCTTCGACCAGGACTACAACGTCATCTTCTCGTCGGACCCCCATCGACGCGCCGGGGACTCCCTGAAGGGATATCCCCCCGTGGAAGACCTGTCCGGACCCGCCCGCAGCTTCGCTTACTTTCCTCGCCCCGACGGCACGCTGGAGAGCGAGCTGGCCATCAATTTGCGCCACGCCTCCTTTCAGCGGGACACGCTTTCCGGCCTGGGCGCGCTCGTGGATCTTCCCGCCCGCAGCCTGCATCGGGACATGATGCCCACCGCCTACCGGATCCTCCTCTTCCTGGTCCTGACCCTGCTCTTGCTCTACGCGGTGGTGACGCGGTTCGCGCGCCGGGTCTCGGAGCCCCTGCTCGCCATCAACGGCGCCGCCAACGACATCGCGGCCGGTCGCTTCCCCGTGGAGGCCTCGCTCGAGGGCCTGGCGCGTAACCCCATCGAGGAGATCCAGAGCGTGGCCTTCCACTTCCTCACCATGCGCGACGCCCTGGCCTATCGCGATACCCTCACCGGCCTCCCCAACCGTCAGCTGTTCCTGGACCGCCTGGGCCTGGCCCTCGTCCAGGCCCGTCGGAGCCGGGAGGGCCTGGCCGTGCTCTACCTGGACCTCGACCGCTTCCGCCTCGTCGAGGACTCCCTGGGCCACGCCACCGGCAACGAACTGCTGCGGATCGTGGCCGAGCGGCTGCAGAGCAGCGTGCGCGAGGGGGACACGGTGGCCCGCCTCGGCGCGGACGAGTTCGTGGTCCTCGTCCGGCAAGTCAACCACGGGGAGGACGCGGCCCGGGTGGCGCGCAAGCTCCTGGACGGCCTGCGCCCGCCCTTCGTGGTGCAGGCTAGGGAGCTCATGGTGACGGGCAGCGTGGGCATCAGCTTCTACCCCAGCGACGGCGAGGAGGCGGAGACGCTGCTGAACGCCGCCCACATGGCCATGCACCGGGCCAAGAGCGAGGGCTGGGACACCTACCGGCTCTACACCGCGGCCATGAACGACCGCGCCCTGGAGCAGCTGGCCCTGGAGGTGGCCCTCCGCAAGGCCGTCGGCCAAGGCGAGTTCGTGGTCCACTACCAGCCCCTGCTGGACCTGCGCAGCGGGCGGGTGGAGGGGGCGGAGGCCCTCGTGCGCTGGCAGCACCCGAGCTTGGGCCTGCTTGGCGCCCACCAGTTCATCTCCCTGGCCGAGGCCTCGGGGCTCATCGTGTCCATCGATTCCTGGGTCCTCCGCACGGCCTGCGCGCGGGCGGTGGCCTGGCGTCGGCAGGGGTGGCCGCACCTCAGGGTCGAGGCCAACCTCTCCGCTCGCCAGTTCCAGCAGCGCGATCTGGTGGACGAGGTGACCCGCTGCCTTCAGGACACCGGCCTTCCCGCCGAGGCTCTGGAGATCGAGATCACCGAGCGCATCGCCATGCAGGACGTGGCCCGCTCGGTCGAGATCCTGCGCGCGCTCCGCCGCCTCGGCGTGCGGATCTCCCTGGACGACTTCGGGACCGGCTACTCCTCCCTGAGCTACTTGAAGACGCTCCCTGTGGACACGGTCAAGCTTGACCAGTCTTTCGTGCGGGACATCACGACCGATCCCGGGGACGCCGCCATCGCCACCGCCGTGATCGCCATGGCCCACAGCCTGGACTTGCGGGTGGTGGCGGAGGGGGTGGAAACCCGGGAGCAACTGTCCTTCCTCCGGGATCAGGGCTGCGACTCCTTCCAGGGCCACCTCTTCAGCGCCGCCGTTCCCGGCGACTTCATCGCCGGCCTGCTCGAGCAAAGCCTGGACTCCCTGCTCAGCCAGGCCAGCTGA